In one window of Frigoriglobus tundricola DNA:
- a CDS encoding TlpA family protein disulfide reductase yields the protein MRPLLFTAALVALLSASGAGARQPEKKTDPKAKVDPKAKDDGAPKFTLKVTTANIRLGAHISGPKVGPDDLKGKVVVVDFWGVNCAPCLAAMPGTAALNAELADFGLVVLGSHAQTAPAEQVKAVAASRGANFSITDNTRVDGGNDFQGIPHVMVFDHTGACVYRGDPRTAETRARLAVGEMLVANAGREKFAAPVAGIVADLKKGQPPALLLPRVVAAQTGAKEPAADAKALLASMTALGQAKLERAQEKAGADPVEAFLLVEKLPAAYKGTPLAKDAAALVAKLKKDKAVAAELAARPALEVVRQFDAQLSARPGSDVASAAEFQKGNADLLKQLKAKVAQMKKTWPDAKATGEAVAIAERYAAAP from the coding sequence ATGCGCCCCCTCCTCTTCACGGCCGCGCTCGTGGCCCTGCTCTCCGCCAGCGGGGCCGGCGCCCGCCAGCCCGAGAAGAAGACCGACCCGAAGGCCAAAGTCGATCCGAAGGCCAAGGACGACGGGGCGCCGAAGTTTACCCTGAAGGTCACGACTGCGAACATCCGCCTCGGCGCCCACATCTCCGGCCCGAAAGTCGGCCCCGACGACCTCAAGGGCAAGGTCGTGGTCGTGGACTTCTGGGGCGTCAACTGTGCCCCGTGCCTGGCGGCCATGCCCGGCACCGCCGCCCTCAACGCTGAACTCGCCGACTTCGGCCTGGTCGTCCTCGGCTCGCACGCGCAGACGGCCCCGGCCGAACAGGTGAAGGCCGTCGCCGCCTCCCGCGGGGCCAACTTCTCGATCACCGACAACACCCGCGTCGATGGCGGGAACGATTTTCAGGGCATCCCGCACGTGATGGTCTTCGACCACACCGGGGCCTGCGTCTACCGCGGCGACCCGCGGACGGCCGAGACCAGGGCGCGGCTGGCGGTCGGTGAAATGCTCGTCGCCAACGCCGGGCGGGAGAAGTTCGCCGCCCCGGTTGCTGGCATCGTCGCCGACCTGAAGAAGGGACAGCCCCCGGCGCTACTGCTGCCGCGGGTCGTCGCGGCGCAAACCGGGGCCAAGGAGCCCGCCGCCGACGCGAAGGCGCTACTCGCGTCGATGACCGCCCTGGGGCAGGCGAAGCTCGAACGCGCGCAGGAGAAGGCCGGCGCCGATCCGGTGGAAGCGTTCCTGTTGGTCGAGAAACTGCCCGCGGCGTACAAGGGAACGCCGCTCGCGAAGGACGCGGCGGCGCTGGTCGCGAAGCTGAAGAAGGACAAGGCGGTCGCGGCCGAACTGGCGGCCCGCCCGGCGCTGGAAGTGGTGCGGCAGTTCGACGCCCAATTGTCGGCCCGACCCGGTTCGGACGTGGCGTCGGCAGCGGAGTTCCAGAAGGGGAACGCGGACCTGCTCAAGCAATTGAAGGCGAAGGTGGCCCAGATGAAGAAGACCTGGCCCGATGCGAAGGCGACCGGCGAGGCGGTCGCGATCGCGGAGAGGTACGCAGCGGCGCCGTGA
- a CDS encoding segregation and condensation protein A, protein MPYTVALDTFHGPLDLLLYLVKRHEVDVLDIPIAAVADQFLVYLQTVSELDIELAGEFLVMAATLMEIKSRSLLPAEAHTETEDAPDPRRELVRQLLEYRKFKDAAAALEANAERAGARVARQEPPEPAADSGPKVRAVELWDLVSAFARLMRETQALQPTTILVDDTPQHVYEAQLRERVAAAGGRLPFRAAFPPPHFKARLIGVFLAVLELIRHRHLGLDQPEAGDEIFLVALADAPPEGEPATVDPGERAA, encoded by the coding sequence ATGCCCTATACCGTCGCGCTCGACACGTTCCACGGCCCGCTCGACCTGCTCCTCTACCTCGTCAAGCGGCACGAGGTGGACGTCCTCGACATTCCCATTGCTGCCGTCGCCGATCAGTTCCTCGTCTACCTCCAGACGGTAAGTGAACTCGACATCGAACTCGCCGGCGAGTTCCTGGTGATGGCCGCGACGCTCATGGAGATCAAGAGCCGGTCGCTGCTGCCGGCCGAGGCCCACACCGAGACCGAGGACGCCCCGGACCCGCGCCGCGAACTCGTGCGCCAGTTGCTCGAGTACCGCAAGTTCAAGGACGCGGCCGCGGCGCTCGAGGCGAACGCGGAGCGGGCCGGCGCGCGGGTCGCCCGGCAGGAGCCGCCCGAACCGGCCGCGGACAGCGGGCCGAAGGTCCGGGCGGTCGAGCTGTGGGACCTGGTCAGCGCGTTCGCCCGGCTGATGCGCGAGACGCAGGCGCTCCAGCCCACGACGATCCTCGTGGACGACACGCCGCAGCACGTGTACGAGGCGCAGCTCCGGGAGCGCGTCGCGGCGGCCGGCGGGCGGCTCCCGTTCCGCGCCGCGTTCCCGCCGCCGCACTTCAAGGCCCGGCTGATCGGCGTCTTCCTCGCGGTCCTCGAGCTGATCCGCCACCGCCACCTGGGACTGGATCAACCCGAAGCGGGCGACGAAATCTTCCTCGTGGCGCTCGCCGACGCGCCGCCGGAGGGCGAACCGGCCACGGTCGATCCGGGCGAACGGGCGGCGTGA
- a CDS encoding glycosyltransferase family 9 protein, protein MEALVGLIYGAEDMVCVDSGPGHLARLHFDLPTVQVWTKLPPHGFALPHPTLTAVTDAANPSAPSPSEFNRLKFEQLSGRNIANTLLNLIEADK, encoded by the coding sequence CTGGAAGCACTCGTCGGGCTGATTTACGGCGCCGAGGATATGGTCTGCGTCGACTCCGGCCCCGGGCATCTCGCACGATTACACTTTGACTTGCCGACCGTTCAAGTGTGGACCAAGTTGCCGCCTCACGGCTTCGCCCTGCCGCACCCGACCCTGACCGCCGTGACCGATGCCGCAAATCCCTCGGCCCCGAGCCCCAGCGAGTTCAACCGGCTGAAGTTTGAACAACTGAGCGGGCGGAACATTGCGAACACGCTGCTCAATCTCATCGAAGCGGACAAGTGA
- the dxr gene encoding 1-deoxy-D-xylulose-5-phosphate reductoisomerase: MSSHPPSVDRPRRVALLGSTGSIGTSTLDVARHLPDRVSIVGLAANSKWEQLAEQCRAFKARLAVICDPDAFKRADRACFPKETQLLCGEDGVARLVTDPDVDVVVSAVVGAAGLAGTWAALEAGKTVALANKETLVVGGALVMDLAAARGATLLPVDSEHSAIFQALTGHTARDVTRVVLTASGGPFRGKRAADLEDVTPEQALKHPTWQMGPKITIDSATLMNKALEVIEARWLFGLAAEQIDVIVHPESVVHSFVEFADASVLAQLSPPDMRLPIQLALLHPARVGGPAKRLDWRTLSALHFEPADRETFAALDLGFEVARAGGTCGAVLNAANEAAVGRFLAGGLAFLDIARCCRAVLDSHDYEPRPTLERLKALDAWARQEVASWTRTRTPVR; encoded by the coding sequence ATGTCGTCCCACCCCCCGAGCGTCGATCGGCCCCGCCGGGTCGCCCTGCTCGGCTCGACGGGCTCCATCGGCACCAGCACCCTCGACGTCGCGCGCCACCTCCCGGACCGCGTCTCGATCGTCGGCCTCGCGGCGAACTCCAAATGGGAACAGCTCGCCGAACAGTGCCGGGCGTTCAAGGCGCGCCTGGCGGTCATCTGTGACCCGGACGCGTTCAAAAGGGCCGACCGGGCGTGCTTCCCGAAGGAAACCCAACTGCTCTGCGGCGAGGACGGGGTCGCCCGGCTCGTCACCGACCCGGACGTGGACGTGGTGGTGTCCGCGGTGGTCGGCGCGGCCGGGTTGGCCGGGACGTGGGCCGCGCTCGAGGCCGGCAAGACGGTGGCGCTCGCGAACAAGGAGACGCTCGTCGTCGGCGGGGCGCTGGTGATGGACCTCGCGGCCGCGCGCGGGGCGACGCTCCTGCCGGTCGATAGCGAGCACTCCGCGATCTTCCAGGCGCTCACCGGGCACACGGCGAGGGACGTCACCCGGGTCGTGCTGACCGCCAGCGGCGGCCCGTTCCGCGGCAAGCGCGCCGCCGACCTCGAAGACGTGACGCCGGAACAGGCGCTCAAGCACCCGACGTGGCAGATGGGGCCGAAGATCACCATCGATTCGGCCACGCTGATGAACAAGGCGCTCGAGGTGATCGAGGCGCGGTGGCTGTTCGGCCTCGCGGCCGAGCAGATCGACGTGATCGTGCACCCGGAGTCGGTCGTCCACTCGTTCGTCGAGTTCGCCGACGCCTCCGTGCTGGCCCAGCTCTCCCCGCCGGACATGCGGCTGCCGATCCAGCTCGCGCTCCTGCACCCCGCGCGCGTCGGCGGCCCCGCCAAGCGGCTGGACTGGCGCACCCTCTCCGCGCTCCACTTCGAACCGGCCGACCGCGAGACCTTCGCGGCCCTGGACCTGGGCTTCGAGGTGGCCCGCGCCGGCGGCACCTGCGGGGCCGTGCTGAACGCCGCGAACGAGGCGGCCGTCGGCCGGTTCCTCGCGGGCGGTCTCGCCTTTCTGGACATCGCCCGCTGCTGCCGGGCGGTACTCGACTCACACGACTACGAACCCCGCCCCACACTCGAGCGGCTCAAAGCCCTCGACGCGTGGGCGCGGCAGGAGGTGGCCAGTTGGACCCGAACGCGAACACCGGTCCGGTGA
- a CDS encoding DUF1559 family PulG-like putative transporter: MARRSLRHLLIPFACLVVLAGLFSKPAEGDDPKPQAPAAVSSDYVLFARLNTKEIREGALFTDLKRALAKEGVTKLWDKMEAQEARKLGFKATDLDSVTICVTEISPRELPRFVLILTSSQPFDKTATFRLGEVEAKPDADGFYTLNDWRVHFPDDKTVVLLHPDLTQKYLDGYAKNRSAWPFTADLTKAAAGHTAFAVLNVQKLPLQEVPEGEIADVKPLLATRTVTLTADLKGKDLSVAARATYPDAAAAGRAKETVQKLVGTVAGEVETYAKLDIDRSGNWIAVDAFKPVFKGVHRAVKAAQVEVAGTDVTLTGGYTADFDVAKLVADGIKQVREVAQGLVEKNNLKVIALSMHNYASAYDDKIPVHGIGPKGALLKDATEKPLLSWRVAILPFIEQVALYNEFKLDEAWDSAHNKKLIEKLPKVFAPVTKPGKAGYTHLQMVIGPTAMQPPFADFKSSFPDGTSNTIMIVEAADPVIWTKPDDVMFPAKELPKDFRKKFGGQFPGGFHVAMWDGSVRFVSDQVTDRTLGHALTPAGVEVLGADWDEK; encoded by the coding sequence ATGGCCCGTCGGTCGTTACGTCATCTGCTGATTCCGTTCGCGTGCCTCGTGGTCCTCGCCGGCTTGTTCTCGAAGCCGGCCGAGGGCGACGACCCCAAGCCCCAAGCCCCCGCGGCCGTCAGTTCCGATTACGTCCTGTTCGCCCGGCTCAACACCAAGGAGATCCGCGAAGGTGCCCTCTTCACCGACCTGAAGCGGGCACTGGCGAAGGAGGGCGTCACGAAGCTGTGGGACAAAATGGAAGCGCAAGAGGCCCGCAAACTCGGCTTCAAGGCGACGGACCTCGACTCCGTGACGATCTGCGTAACGGAAATCTCGCCGCGTGAACTGCCCCGATTCGTGCTGATTCTCACTTCGAGCCAGCCGTTCGACAAAACCGCGACGTTCCGGCTCGGAGAAGTGGAAGCGAAACCCGACGCGGACGGCTTCTACACACTGAACGACTGGCGCGTTCACTTCCCGGACGACAAAACGGTCGTGCTGCTCCACCCGGACCTGACTCAAAAATACCTCGACGGGTACGCAAAGAACCGCAGCGCGTGGCCGTTCACCGCGGACCTGACGAAAGCCGCCGCCGGGCACACCGCATTCGCGGTCTTGAACGTGCAGAAATTGCCGCTCCAGGAAGTGCCCGAGGGGGAAATTGCGGATGTCAAACCGCTTCTGGCGACCCGAACCGTCACGTTGACGGCCGATTTGAAGGGCAAGGATCTGAGCGTCGCCGCTCGCGCCACGTACCCGGACGCGGCCGCCGCGGGCCGGGCGAAGGAAACGGTCCAGAAGCTCGTCGGGACGGTGGCCGGTGAAGTCGAGACGTACGCGAAGCTCGACATCGACCGCTCGGGTAACTGGATCGCAGTCGATGCGTTCAAGCCGGTCTTCAAAGGCGTTCACCGGGCGGTAAAAGCTGCGCAGGTCGAAGTCGCCGGTACGGACGTCACACTCACGGGGGGCTACACGGCGGACTTCGACGTCGCGAAGCTGGTCGCCGACGGCATCAAACAGGTCCGCGAGGTCGCTCAGGGGTTAGTGGAGAAGAACAACCTGAAAGTGATCGCACTGAGCATGCACAACTACGCCTCCGCGTACGACGACAAGATTCCCGTCCACGGGATCGGGCCGAAGGGCGCGCTACTCAAGGACGCGACCGAAAAGCCGCTCCTGAGCTGGCGCGTGGCGATCCTGCCGTTCATTGAACAGGTGGCGCTCTACAACGAATTCAAGCTCGACGAGGCATGGGACTCGGCGCACAACAAGAAGCTCATCGAGAAGCTGCCCAAGGTGTTTGCACCCGTCACCAAGCCGGGGAAGGCGGGCTACACGCACCTCCAGATGGTCATCGGCCCGACCGCGATGCAACCGCCGTTCGCGGACTTCAAATCCTCTTTTCCGGACGGGACGTCGAACACGATCATGATCGTCGAGGCGGCCGACCCGGTCATCTGGACCAAGCCCGATGACGTGATGTTTCCGGCCAAGGAGCTGCCGAAGGACTTCCGCAAGAAGTTCGGCGGCCAGTTCCCGGGCGGGTTCCACGTCGCCATGTGGGACGGCTCGGTGCGGTTCGTCTCCGACCAGGTCACCGACCGCACCCTCGGTCACGCGTTGACCCCGGCGGGCGTTGAGGTGCTCGGCGCGGATTGGGACGAGAAGTGA
- a CDS encoding zinc ribbon domain-containing protein, producing MGSPSVIEVSCPGCAAKFKAPDTMLGRKAKCTKCGKSFRVPAALPAPGAPPVPAEPVPEAESAEVMMAEAVDPVEAVPPPANLPAAVPVPAVAALPSADPFDFSQPAPAKPAKPARSKDQAPPAPVPAPKPVAAPEPVPAKAAAPPAVSPEAPAPAAKPKPAPEPLSLGDDPPIGAPSPRAAAVAKSAPAEEGAADDPFAFSGPPAKGEKVEKPTKVKRRYTEDAPAKAKSGDEATPRKKDATDGKPDQPAPSKKSKPAPQGTSADGYNPFTDFDSPDEAAGDAPEPGKPARAYRGASKSGGLFKAVLITGVIGVCAAGLAVAATVAYVKNLRKEAEQLRKEAEELAKKNEKKDDEPTYVAPPGAPPGRDRLPDPKAPPEPAPKEPEPKAPVSGPGSGRPALVLPAKLKSFTVGALPPKLAPADKPRVSTELDAALPAVKRVFPPFDPTTADTCVLLQTRPAADGKGERLALDTYGPAGNRVADARIEYDGDGSVAPIADLSASATGVFFLYATAGKLTVWNVVEKKKLAEAVEPYADRPDHARAGLAAAYFAADPGQVVTVSTAGAVLLYDLAARKAVAEFVPPNGVPGKVALGQSVAVADGHGSVALAVAGVLYQVRSAPELPVLRKYDLEGDVSRSFGLAVSGTPGRVLYAFEVDKAGKKEKAVLGVAVEEAAKHVIYRWPDGLGDPKGTFWANGTGAGVATDRGVLWFDDDEGKFLPLVLTQPATTGLYAGDERYFWYLIPHPTVPTRSALRALPLPFNDATEYRKAFPANQPLRATRISATGLEK from the coding sequence ATGGGAAGTCCCTCCGTAATCGAAGTCTCGTGTCCGGGGTGCGCCGCGAAGTTCAAAGCACCCGATACCATGCTCGGCCGGAAGGCCAAGTGTACGAAGTGCGGCAAGTCGTTCCGCGTCCCCGCCGCTCTGCCCGCGCCCGGGGCTCCCCCCGTACCGGCCGAGCCCGTCCCGGAAGCCGAGAGCGCGGAAGTGATGATGGCGGAGGCGGTCGATCCCGTCGAGGCGGTGCCGCCACCGGCGAACCTGCCCGCGGCCGTTCCGGTGCCGGCCGTCGCCGCGCTCCCGTCGGCCGACCCGTTCGATTTCAGCCAACCGGCCCCGGCAAAGCCCGCGAAACCGGCCCGCAGCAAGGATCAAGCGCCGCCCGCCCCGGTCCCCGCGCCGAAGCCGGTTGCGGCGCCCGAGCCGGTGCCCGCAAAGGCCGCCGCGCCACCCGCAGTCAGCCCGGAGGCACCGGCGCCCGCCGCGAAACCGAAACCGGCCCCCGAACCCCTCTCGTTGGGCGACGATCCGCCGATCGGAGCCCCGTCCCCCCGGGCCGCGGCCGTAGCGAAGAGTGCCCCCGCGGAGGAGGGCGCGGCCGATGATCCGTTCGCGTTTTCGGGCCCGCCCGCCAAGGGCGAAAAGGTCGAGAAGCCGACGAAAGTCAAACGCCGTTACACCGAGGACGCACCCGCCAAGGCCAAGAGCGGGGACGAAGCCACACCCCGTAAGAAAGACGCGACCGACGGTAAGCCGGACCAACCGGCTCCGTCGAAGAAGAGCAAGCCCGCCCCCCAGGGCACGAGCGCCGACGGCTACAACCCGTTCACCGACTTCGACTCACCCGACGAGGCGGCGGGCGACGCGCCCGAACCGGGAAAGCCCGCCCGTGCCTATCGAGGGGCCTCGAAAAGCGGCGGGCTGTTCAAGGCCGTGCTGATCACGGGCGTGATCGGCGTGTGCGCGGCCGGGTTGGCCGTTGCCGCCACCGTGGCGTATGTGAAGAACCTGCGCAAGGAGGCCGAACAGCTCCGGAAGGAAGCGGAGGAGCTGGCGAAGAAGAACGAGAAAAAGGACGACGAGCCCACCTACGTCGCGCCGCCCGGTGCCCCGCCGGGCCGGGACCGGCTCCCCGACCCGAAGGCGCCGCCCGAGCCCGCCCCGAAAGAGCCCGAACCGAAGGCGCCGGTTTCCGGCCCCGGCTCGGGGCGCCCGGCGCTCGTGCTCCCCGCCAAACTCAAGTCCTTCACGGTGGGGGCGCTCCCGCCGAAGCTCGCACCCGCGGACAAGCCCCGGGTCAGCACGGAGCTGGACGCGGCGCTACCGGCGGTGAAGCGCGTGTTTCCGCCGTTCGACCCGACCACGGCCGACACGTGCGTGCTCCTGCAAACCAGGCCCGCCGCGGACGGCAAGGGCGAGAGGCTGGCGCTCGACACCTACGGGCCGGCCGGCAACCGGGTGGCCGATGCCCGCATCGAGTACGACGGCGACGGGTCGGTGGCGCCCATTGCCGACCTGTCCGCGTCGGCGACGGGCGTCTTCTTCCTGTACGCCACCGCCGGGAAGCTGACCGTCTGGAACGTGGTCGAGAAGAAGAAGCTCGCCGAGGCCGTGGAGCCGTACGCGGACAGGCCGGACCACGCGCGGGCGGGGCTGGCCGCGGCGTACTTCGCGGCCGACCCCGGCCAGGTGGTCACCGTGTCCACGGCCGGCGCGGTCCTGCTGTACGACCTGGCCGCCCGCAAGGCCGTGGCCGAGTTCGTTCCGCCCAACGGTGTTCCGGGCAAGGTGGCGCTGGGGCAATCGGTCGCGGTGGCGGACGGGCACGGGTCGGTCGCGCTCGCGGTGGCCGGCGTGCTGTACCAGGTGCGATCGGCACCGGAACTACCCGTGCTCCGGAAATACGATCTGGAGGGCGACGTGAGCCGGTCGTTCGGCCTGGCGGTCAGCGGCACGCCGGGCCGCGTGCTCTACGCGTTCGAGGTCGATAAGGCCGGCAAGAAAGAAAAAGCCGTCCTCGGCGTGGCGGTGGAAGAAGCCGCGAAGCACGTCATCTACCGCTGGCCGGACGGGCTCGGCGACCCGAAGGGCACCTTCTGGGCGAACGGCACCGGGGCGGGGGTGGCGACGGACCGCGGCGTCCTGTGGTTCGACGACGACGAGGGGAAGTTCCTGCCGCTCGTCCTCACGCAACCGGCGACCACCGGCCTGTACGCCGGCGACGAGCGGTACTTCTGGTACCTCATCCCGCACCCGACGGTGCCGACCCGGAGCGCGCTGAGGGCGCTGCCGTTACCGTTCAACGACGCGACCGAGTACCGCAAGGCGTTCCCGGCCAACCAGCCGCTCCGCGCCACGCGCATTAGCGCGACCGGCCTGGAGAAGTGA
- the rseP gene encoding RIP metalloprotease RseP, which produces MDPNANTGPVNPDPSKPHDIAEPGPIDPATGQPDHGAEVTELKSWFRENLVSLVVTAGVIAVVCTFLDPVDTLRVVLGLGFIIFIHELGHFVAAKWCDVHVRTFSIGFGPAVPFCSYKYGETTYMVGIIPLGGYVAMVGEGEGAEGEEEGEEDPRSFRKKSVGQRMLIISAGVVMNIVLGMACFVAVYLHGVEEMPATVGSIEGGGAAWRADMRTGDHIVNIDGRQNPFFNDLKPIVMSTRKDEQLPIEWDRDGRLVSATVSPIRDEGQRFPQLGISPPAGLTLMSGGKFKLPPVYPNSPAAAPVPADGETDAQAFVGGDRVVATTDPADPTKVTPVESAREYHKRMVQLAGQDVTIEVERKDKDSQNLKHVKVKVKSAFRYDLGLRMRMGEVVALRRGGAAEGKVTARSDGPQPTRGDRIKAVMLPPDPAGKRVWYVAGDVDWSKPEFAAPKKDVEVRPLDPVMLPLQLHRWAKDMTTKVPVELVVLRAAHPTEQAVRVAIDYDPSYRFDREAALQPNSPLPVSGLGLAYWVEAVVDDVAPGGAAAEARTLPGELPTGFLHRAKRFLGVEGSEVAPGGEPAPLGPNDVIVAVRFKARDAAGTVSTGEWKELSLDEQPADRKSYRWAPVDAAYQNSPPAIDLRVRKGGGDQVVEVTLVGRENRDWPLDDRGLAFQAETQIQKATDVGDAIRLGALRTVRFIKTVYMNLYAMGIGRVSAKTMSGPLTIANVSYKLAGEDFWQFLLFLGMISVNLAVVNFLPIPVLDGGHMVFLILEKILGRPVPEKVFAFAMYTGLAMILSLMVFVLFLDVRRLFFGWF; this is translated from the coding sequence TTGGACCCGAACGCGAACACCGGTCCGGTGAACCCCGACCCGTCGAAGCCGCACGACATCGCCGAACCCGGGCCGATCGACCCGGCCACCGGCCAGCCGGACCACGGCGCCGAGGTGACCGAACTGAAGTCGTGGTTCCGCGAGAACCTCGTCTCGCTGGTCGTCACCGCCGGCGTGATCGCGGTCGTGTGCACCTTCCTCGACCCGGTCGACACCCTGAGGGTGGTCCTCGGGCTCGGGTTCATCATCTTCATCCACGAACTCGGGCACTTCGTCGCGGCCAAGTGGTGCGACGTCCACGTCCGCACGTTCTCCATCGGGTTCGGCCCGGCCGTACCGTTCTGCTCGTACAAGTACGGCGAAACGACGTACATGGTCGGCATCATCCCGCTCGGCGGGTACGTCGCGATGGTCGGTGAGGGCGAGGGCGCGGAGGGCGAGGAGGAGGGCGAGGAGGACCCGCGCAGCTTCCGCAAGAAGTCGGTCGGCCAGCGGATGCTCATCATCTCGGCCGGCGTGGTGATGAACATCGTCCTCGGCATGGCGTGCTTCGTCGCGGTGTACCTGCACGGCGTCGAGGAGATGCCGGCGACGGTCGGGTCCATCGAGGGCGGCGGGGCGGCGTGGCGCGCCGACATGCGGACCGGCGACCACATCGTCAACATCGACGGCCGCCAGAACCCGTTCTTCAACGACCTCAAGCCGATCGTGATGAGCACCCGCAAGGACGAGCAGCTGCCGATCGAGTGGGACCGCGACGGCCGCCTCGTCTCGGCGACCGTGTCGCCGATCCGCGACGAGGGCCAGCGGTTCCCGCAGCTCGGCATCTCCCCGCCCGCCGGGCTCACCCTGATGTCGGGCGGGAAGTTCAAGCTGCCGCCCGTGTACCCGAACAGCCCGGCCGCCGCGCCCGTTCCCGCGGACGGGGAGACGGACGCACAGGCGTTTGTGGGCGGCGACCGCGTGGTGGCGACCACCGACCCGGCCGACCCGACGAAGGTGACGCCGGTCGAGTCGGCCCGCGAGTACCACAAGCGGATGGTGCAGCTCGCCGGGCAGGACGTCACGATCGAGGTGGAGCGCAAAGACAAGGATTCACAGAACCTGAAACACGTCAAGGTCAAGGTGAAGTCGGCGTTCCGGTACGACCTCGGCCTGCGGATGCGGATGGGCGAGGTGGTCGCGCTGCGGCGCGGCGGCGCGGCCGAGGGCAAGGTGACCGCCCGGTCGGACGGCCCCCAGCCGACGCGCGGCGACCGCATCAAGGCGGTCATGCTGCCGCCGGACCCGGCCGGCAAGCGGGTGTGGTACGTCGCGGGGGACGTGGACTGGAGCAAGCCCGAGTTCGCGGCCCCCAAAAAGGACGTCGAGGTGCGCCCGCTCGACCCGGTGATGCTGCCGCTCCAACTGCACCGGTGGGCGAAGGACATGACCACTAAGGTGCCGGTGGAACTGGTCGTGCTGCGCGCCGCGCACCCGACCGAACAGGCCGTGCGGGTGGCGATCGACTACGACCCGTCGTACCGCTTCGACCGCGAGGCCGCGCTGCAGCCGAACAGTCCGCTGCCGGTGAGCGGGCTGGGGCTGGCGTACTGGGTCGAAGCGGTGGTGGACGACGTCGCGCCCGGCGGCGCCGCCGCCGAAGCCAGGACGCTCCCCGGCGAGCTCCCGACGGGGTTCCTGCACCGCGCCAAGCGCTTCCTGGGCGTGGAGGGGAGCGAGGTGGCGCCCGGCGGCGAGCCCGCGCCACTGGGGCCGAACGACGTGATCGTCGCCGTCCGGTTCAAGGCCAGGGACGCGGCCGGCACCGTCTCGACCGGCGAGTGGAAGGAGCTGAGCCTGGACGAGCAGCCGGCCGACCGGAAGTCGTACCGGTGGGCGCCGGTGGACGCCGCGTACCAGAACAGCCCGCCCGCCATCGACCTCCGCGTGCGCAAGGGCGGGGGCGACCAGGTCGTCGAGGTCACGCTCGTCGGGCGGGAGAACCGGGACTGGCCGCTCGACGACCGCGGGCTGGCCTTCCAGGCCGAGACGCAGATCCAGAAGGCGACCGACGTGGGCGACGCCATCCGGCTGGGCGCGCTCCGCACCGTGCGGTTCATCAAGACCGTGTACATGAACCTGTACGCGATGGGGATCGGCCGCGTCAGCGCCAAGACCATGAGTGGCCCGCTGACCATCGCCAACGTGTCCTACAAACTGGCCGGCGAGGACTTCTGGCAGTTCCTGCTGTTCCTCGGCATGATCTCGGTGAACCTGGCGGTGGTGAACTTCCTGCCGATCCCGGTGCTGGACGGCGGCCACATGGTCTTCCTGATTCTGGAAAAGATCCTCGGGCGCCCGGTGCCGGAAAAGGTGTTCGCGTTCGCCATGTACACGGGCCTGGCGATGATCCTGTCGCTGATGGTCTTCGTGCTGTTCCTCGACGTGCGGCGCCTGTTCTTCGGCTGGTTCTAA